A region of Desulfolithobacter dissulfuricans DNA encodes the following proteins:
- the flgA gene encoding flagellar basal body P-ring formation chaperone FlgA — translation MFRVKLILLALLFLLPATPWATTLEVTFRANAQVSAEQITLGDIASLSPENDLARTLAALTVGRAPLPGQSKELRATDVIRRLVHDERFQDVYWQGSDKITVARDGIVIDRQRIEQILVSYLQQNLDKLPRAQIRLSSLRVPETFTLPRGELQYEVVPSRPEILGSSSFSIIFRIDGTTVRNCTVRCRIEALAEVATAATTLRRGQIITPDRIRMTRQNIAALQDPFFSPRSVIGMQVKRTLHAGKAIERRYVEPPPVIRKGDLVKILASRGGLQLTATGMSRMDGRPGDVIRVQNMNSGKLIYCRVDAPGLVSVEF, via the coding sequence ATGTTTCGGGTTAAGCTGATATTGCTGGCGCTGCTGTTTCTGCTGCCGGCCACACCGTGGGCGACCACCCTGGAGGTGACCTTCCGGGCAAACGCCCAAGTGAGCGCGGAGCAGATCACACTGGGGGACATCGCCAGCCTGAGCCCGGAAAATGACCTGGCCCGTACTCTGGCCGCTCTCACGGTCGGCCGCGCCCCCCTGCCCGGACAGAGCAAAGAGCTGCGGGCCACGGATGTAATCCGCCGTTTGGTACACGACGAACGCTTCCAGGACGTTTACTGGCAGGGCTCAGACAAGATCACCGTAGCGCGGGACGGTATCGTCATCGACAGGCAGCGGATAGAACAGATCCTTGTCAGCTATCTGCAGCAGAACCTGGACAAGCTGCCCAGGGCCCAGATCAGGCTGTCTTCCCTGCGCGTACCCGAGACCTTTACCCTGCCCCGGGGAGAGCTGCAATACGAGGTGGTTCCGTCGCGACCAGAGATCCTCGGCAGCTCGAGTTTTTCCATCATCTTCAGGATCGATGGAACCACGGTGCGCAACTGTACTGTACGCTGCAGGATAGAGGCCCTGGCCGAGGTCGCGACCGCCGCCACCACCCTGCGCCGGGGACAGATCATCACCCCGGACCGAATCCGCATGACCAGGCAGAATATCGCCGCCCTGCAGGATCCTTTTTTCAGCCCCCGGAGCGTGATCGGCATGCAGGTCAAACGAACCCTGCATGCGGGCAAGGCCATCGAGCGGCGGTACGTGGAACCACCCCCGGTCATCCGTAAGGGCGACCTGGTCAAGATCCTGGCCAGTCGCGGCGGCCTCCAGCTCACGGCCACCGGCATGTCCAGGATGGATGGCCGTCCCGGTGATGTGATCCGGGTACAGAACATGAATTCAGGTAAACTTATCTACTGCCGGGTGGATGCCCCGGGCCTTGTTTCCGTGGAGTTTTAA
- a CDS encoding flagellar basal body L-ring protein FlgH, whose amino-acid sequence MRPLKILIFSALLLSGCAGREPQIVRIPEPLEPVMTEAPRPQSPGSLWAGEREGLYADMKARRVGDIVTITIKEEASASKEASTESGRDTTMTAGIPALFGLEKSIMAKNQKVDMTSLLDASFSNQFKGSGKTMRKEDLVATLTTQVIKVYPNGTMKIRGGKSIIVNNEEQIIYLTGIVRPEDITADNTIDSSHILNAQIAYTGKGALSDKQKPGWLMRIVDNVWPF is encoded by the coding sequence ATGAGACCTTTAAAAATTCTCATTTTCTCTGCCCTGCTGCTCAGTGGCTGTGCAGGCCGGGAACCTCAGATTGTCCGCATCCCGGAACCCCTGGAACCGGTCATGACCGAGGCGCCCAGACCCCAGTCGCCGGGCTCGCTGTGGGCCGGTGAACGGGAGGGCCTGTACGCGGATATGAAAGCGCGCCGGGTTGGCGACATCGTCACCATCACCATCAAGGAAGAGGCCAGTGCCAGCAAGGAGGCCTCCACCGAAAGCGGCCGCGACACCACGATGACAGCCGGGATCCCCGCACTCTTTGGCCTGGAGAAATCCATCATGGCCAAAAACCAGAAAGTGGATATGACCTCCCTGCTCGATGCCAGCTTCAGCAACCAGTTCAAGGGTTCCGGCAAGACCATGCGCAAGGAGGACCTGGTCGCCACCCTGACCACCCAGGTGATCAAGGTCTATCCCAACGGCACCATGAAAATCCGGGGCGGCAAATCCATCATTGTCAACAACGAGGAACAGATCATCTACCTGACCGGCATTGTCCGGCCCGAGGATATCACCGCCGACAACACCATCGACTCCAGCCATATTCTCAATGCCCAGATCGCCTATACCGGTAAAGGGGCGTTGTCCGACAAACAGAAACCGGGCTGGCTGATGCGGATCGTGGACAACGTCTGGCCCTTTTAA
- a CDS encoding flagellar basal body P-ring protein FlgI yields MAIIFSLLAGSWSQAARIKDIADIQGVRENQLIGYGLVIGLNGTGDDIKKSVFTKQAMINMVKRLGMALTPATFDQMKTKNVASVMVTASLPPFARPGTAIDVTVSSMGDATSLAGGSLLMTTLKGPDGKVYAVAQGPLNVGAISYGGKTAKVQKNHPTVGRIPGGAVIERPIDYQLPATGNLLYQLRQPDFTTAARMTEAINSRFGQDTAHSMDSSSVRVQMPPTYQGDVVAFVADLEKIEVQTDAPARIVVNERTGTIVMGKDVRISTVAVSHGNLNLVITEPIEVTQPNPLGTGETVAAPRTTINMNEDQGNMVVLEMGVSIGDIAKALNAIGATPRDLIAIFQAIKAAGALQGELVIL; encoded by the coding sequence ATGGCGATCATCTTTTCGCTGCTTGCCGGCTCCTGGAGTCAGGCGGCACGGATCAAGGATATCGCCGACATCCAGGGGGTACGCGAAAACCAGCTGATCGGCTACGGTCTGGTCATCGGTCTCAACGGTACCGGCGATGACATCAAGAAATCCGTGTTCACCAAGCAGGCCATGATCAACATGGTCAAACGACTGGGCATGGCCCTGACCCCGGCCACCTTTGACCAGATGAAGACCAAGAACGTGGCCTCGGTCATGGTCACCGCTTCCCTGCCCCCGTTTGCCCGCCCGGGCACAGCCATCGACGTCACCGTTTCCTCCATGGGCGATGCCACCAGCCTGGCCGGCGGCTCGCTGTTAATGACCACTCTCAAAGGACCGGATGGCAAGGTCTATGCCGTGGCCCAGGGGCCGCTCAACGTGGGCGCCATCTCGTACGGCGGCAAGACCGCCAAGGTCCAGAAGAACCATCCCACCGTGGGCCGTATCCCCGGCGGCGCGGTCATCGAACGGCCGATCGACTACCAACTTCCTGCCACTGGTAACCTGCTTTACCAGCTGCGCCAACCGGACTTTACTACTGCCGCCCGGATGACCGAGGCGATTAATTCCCGTTTCGGTCAGGATACAGCCCATTCCATGGATTCCAGCTCGGTCAGGGTACAAATGCCTCCCACATACCAGGGTGACGTGGTGGCCTTTGTCGCCGACCTGGAAAAGATAGAGGTCCAGACAGATGCTCCGGCCCGGATCGTGGTCAACGAACGCACCGGCACCATCGTCATGGGCAAGGACGTGCGCATCTCCACGGTGGCCGTATCCCATGGCAACCTGAACCTGGTGATCACCGAGCCCATCGAAGTCACTCAACCCAACCCCCTGGGTACCGGGGAGACCGTGGCCGCACCCCGGACCACGATCAACATGAACGAAGACCAGGGCAACATGGTTGTTCTGGAAATGGGTGTCTCCATCGGTGACATCGCCAAGGCCCTCAATGCCATCGGCGCCACGCCCCGCGATCTGATCGCTATTTTCCAGGCCATCAAGGCCGCCGGCGCCCTCCAGGGCGAACTGGTTATCCTCTAA
- the flgG gene encoding flagellar basal-body rod protein FlgG produces the protein MIRSLWTATTGMGAQNLNMDVIANNLANVGTTGFKKSRADFQDLLYQAIKVPGSPTSEDTKSPTGIQVGLGVRTAAVQKIFSQGELIQTGNDLDVAIEGEGFFQVVLPNGNTGYTRAGALKRDGDGRLTTSDGYPLDPEIVIPDNARQITISETGIVSALLGDDTTATQLGNIDLATFTNNSGLLAIGQNLFRETDASGTATVGTPGSDGVGILLQTYLESSNVNMVEEMANMITVQRAFEINSKSVTTSDEMMRTTVNMV, from the coding sequence ATGATACGATCGCTGTGGACAGCAACCACGGGCATGGGCGCCCAGAACCTCAATATGGACGTTATTGCCAACAACCTGGCCAACGTCGGCACCACGGGTTTCAAAAAAAGCCGGGCCGACTTCCAGGACCTGCTCTACCAGGCTATCAAGGTGCCGGGCAGCCCGACCTCCGAGGACACCAAATCGCCCACCGGGATCCAGGTCGGTCTCGGGGTGCGTACCGCTGCGGTTCAGAAAATCTTCAGCCAGGGCGAACTTATCCAGACCGGCAATGATCTGGATGTGGCCATCGAGGGGGAGGGCTTTTTCCAGGTCGTCCTGCCCAACGGCAACACCGGCTACACCAGGGCCGGGGCGCTCAAGCGCGACGGTGACGGCCGGCTGACCACCTCGGATGGCTATCCCCTGGATCCGGAAATCGTCATCCCGGATAATGCCCGGCAGATCACCATCAGCGAAACCGGTATCGTCAGTGCCCTGCTGGGCGACGACACCACCGCCACCCAGCTTGGCAACATCGACCTGGCCACCTTCACCAACAACTCCGGCCTGCTGGCCATCGGCCAGAATCTCTTTCGCGAGACCGATGCCTCCGGTACCGCCACCGTCGGCACCCCGGGTTCCGACGGGGTCGGTATCCTGCTGCAGACCTACCTTGAGAGCTCCAATGTCAACATGGTGGAGGAGATGGCCAACATGATCACGGTTCAGCGGGCCTTTGAGATCAACTCCAAATCCGTGACCACCTCGGACGAAATGATGCGGACCACGGTCAACATGGTGTAA
- the flgF gene encoding flagellar basal-body rod protein FlgF encodes MVSGKYSALSGAVAREQAMATISNNLANISTSGFKKDRVSFEAILRGRQQVGDARGVNFSRIRRIGTDFSPGAMRQTGNSLDLAIDGEGFFMVRDRNTTYLTRQGHFIVDQQGFIKTPAGHNLLDGGGGPVQISDYSGKSVIIDNEGNISVDGVVESRAQVYMVDDPDQLKKAGHSLFTFDGTTPVPATESRVVQGHLELSNVNMMEEMVLMMNTLRKYEAYHKAMKSYSTIGEKQSELGTVA; translated from the coding sequence ATGGTTTCAGGAAAATACAGTGCCCTTTCCGGGGCGGTTGCCCGGGAACAGGCCATGGCCACCATCAGCAACAACCTGGCCAACATCTCCACCTCCGGGTTCAAGAAAGACCGGGTCTCATTCGAGGCCATCCTCCGGGGACGCCAGCAGGTCGGGGACGCCAGGGGCGTCAACTTCAGCAGGATTCGTCGGATCGGCACGGATTTCAGTCCCGGTGCCATGCGCCAGACCGGCAACTCCCTGGACCTGGCCATTGACGGAGAGGGATTTTTCATGGTCCGCGACCGGAATACCACCTACCTCACCCGCCAGGGGCATTTCATTGTCGACCAGCAAGGTTTCATCAAGACCCCGGCCGGTCACAACCTGCTCGATGGTGGTGGCGGACCGGTGCAGATAAGTGATTATTCAGGCAAGAGCGTCATCATCGACAACGAAGGCAATATCTCGGTGGATGGGGTGGTTGAAAGCCGGGCCCAGGTCTACATGGTGGACGATCCCGACCAGCTGAAAAAGGCGGGGCATTCCCTGTTCACTTTCGATGGGACCACCCCGGTTCCGGCCACCGAAAGCCGGGTTGTCCAGGGACATCTTGAGCTCTCCAATGTCAACATGATGGAGGAGATGGTCCTGATGATGAACACCCTGCGCAAGTACGAGGCCTACCACAAGGCCATGAAAAGCTACTCGACCATCGGCGAAAAGCAGAGCGAGCTGGGCACCGTGGCCTGA